One genomic region from Glaciimonas sp. PAMC28666 encodes:
- the atpG gene encoding F0F1 ATP synthase subunit gamma encodes MATGKEIRGKIKSVENTKKITKAMEMVAASKMRKAQERMLAARPYSEKIRHIASNLSQANPEYTHPFMTRQDNAKTVGFIVVTTDKGLCGGMNTNSLRLVTAKMRELESAGNKIQAVAIGNKGLGFLNRVGAKVVSHVVQLGDTPHLDKLIGPVKVLLDAYEEGRLDAVYLVYTKFINTMRQEPRLEQLLPLSNERLAADNDGAHAWDYIYEPDVQSVIDDLLLRYVETLIYQAVAENMASEQSARMVAMKSASDNAGNVIGELKLIYNKTRQAAITKELSEIVSGAAAV; translated from the coding sequence ATGGCTACAGGCAAAGAGATACGCGGCAAGATCAAGAGCGTAGAAAATACGAAGAAGATCACCAAGGCGATGGAAATGGTCGCGGCGTCCAAAATGCGTAAAGCGCAGGAACGGATGCTCGCGGCGCGTCCCTATAGTGAAAAGATTCGTCATATTGCTTCTAACTTGTCGCAAGCGAATCCGGAATACACGCATCCGTTCATGACCAGGCAGGACAATGCCAAGACGGTTGGTTTTATCGTTGTCACAACCGATAAAGGTTTGTGCGGCGGGATGAATACCAACTCGTTGCGTCTGGTCACTGCCAAAATGCGTGAACTGGAATCAGCGGGTAATAAGATTCAAGCAGTCGCAATCGGTAATAAAGGCCTGGGTTTCCTGAACCGGGTTGGCGCAAAAGTCGTATCGCATGTTGTGCAACTGGGTGATACCCCACATCTGGACAAGTTGATTGGCCCGGTCAAGGTATTGCTTGATGCATACGAAGAAGGTCGTCTGGACGCGGTGTACCTGGTGTACACCAAATTCATTAACACGATGAGACAAGAACCGCGACTGGAGCAATTGCTGCCCCTGTCGAACGAACGTCTCGCGGCCGACAATGATGGTGCCCACGCGTGGGATTACATCTATGAACCGGACGTACAAAGTGTGATTGACGATTTACTGCTGCGCTATGTTGAAACGCTGATTTACCAGGCGGTTGCGGAAAACATGGCATCTGAACAATCAGCGCGGATGGTCGCAATGAAGTCGGCAAGCGACAATGCCGGTAACGTGATTGGTGAGTTGAAGTTGATTTACAACAAGACTCGGCAGGCTGCGATTACTAAGGAATTGTCGGAAATCGTTTCCGGTGCGGCGGCAGTTTAG
- the atpA gene encoding F0F1 ATP synthase subunit alpha, translating to MQLNASEISELIKSRIQGLGDTAEIRNQGTVISVSDGICRIHGLSDVMQGEMLEFPGNTFGLALNLERDSVGAVILGDFEHISEGDIVKCTGRILEVPIGPELRGRVVNALGQPIDGKGPVNAKLTAPIEKIAPGVIARQSVSEPMQTGIKSIDSMVPIGRGQRELIIGDRQTGKTAVAIDAIINQKGQNVTCIYVAIGQKASSIKNIVRSLEAHGAMEYTIVVAASASESAAMQFVSPYSGCAMGEYFRDRGEDALIVYDDLSKQAVAYRQVSLLLRRPPGREAYPGDVFYLHSRLLERAARVNPAYVEAFTKGEVKGKTGSLTALPIIETQAGDVSAFVPTNVISITDGQIFLETSLFNAGIRPAINAGISVSRVGGAAQTKVIKNLSGGIRTDLAQYRELAAFAQFASDLDAATRKQLDRGARVTELLKQAQYSPLPISLMAVTLFAVNKGFLDDVEVKKLLAFEAALHDFMKTSHAPLLQKIEETKQLDKDAEAALSAAVADFKKSDAY from the coding sequence ATGCAACTCAACGCGTCTGAAATCAGCGAACTGATCAAGAGCCGGATTCAAGGCCTTGGCGATACCGCTGAGATTCGAAATCAAGGCACGGTTATTTCCGTGTCCGACGGTATCTGCCGTATCCATGGTCTGTCTGACGTGATGCAAGGTGAGATGCTGGAATTCCCAGGCAATACATTTGGTCTGGCATTGAATCTGGAACGCGACTCTGTCGGCGCCGTTATTCTGGGCGACTTCGAGCACATTTCGGAAGGCGACATCGTTAAATGTACTGGTCGTATTCTGGAAGTCCCGATCGGTCCTGAACTGCGTGGTCGTGTTGTCAATGCGCTGGGTCAGCCAATTGACGGCAAAGGTCCTGTCAATGCAAAATTGACAGCGCCAATCGAAAAAATTGCGCCAGGCGTTATTGCCCGTCAATCTGTTTCCGAGCCGATGCAAACCGGTATCAAGTCAATTGATTCGATGGTCCCGATTGGTCGCGGTCAACGCGAACTGATCATTGGTGATCGTCAAACTGGTAAGACAGCCGTCGCGATTGATGCCATCATCAATCAAAAGGGTCAAAACGTTACATGTATCTATGTTGCGATTGGTCAAAAAGCATCTTCGATCAAAAACATCGTACGTTCGCTGGAAGCGCACGGCGCGATGGAATACACGATTGTTGTCGCAGCCTCAGCTTCTGAGTCAGCGGCGATGCAATTCGTATCGCCTTACTCTGGCTGCGCCATGGGTGAATACTTCCGTGACCGCGGTGAAGATGCATTGATCGTTTATGACGATTTGTCCAAACAGGCTGTTGCGTACCGTCAGGTATCGTTGCTGCTGCGTCGTCCACCAGGTCGTGAAGCGTATCCTGGCGATGTGTTCTACCTCCACAGCCGTTTGCTAGAGCGCGCAGCACGCGTGAACCCAGCCTACGTCGAGGCTTTCACCAAAGGTGAAGTCAAGGGTAAGACCGGTTCATTGACGGCGTTGCCGATCATTGAAACACAAGCTGGTGACGTTTCTGCTTTCGTGCCAACCAACGTTATTTCGATCACTGACGGCCAGATTTTCCTGGAAACGTCACTGTTCAACGCCGGTATCCGTCCTGCGATTAACGCTGGTATTTCGGTATCGCGCGTTGGTGGTGCTGCTCAGACTAAAGTTATCAAGAACCTGTCCGGTGGTATTCGTACCGATCTGGCGCAGTATCGTGAGTTGGCTGCGTTTGCGCAGTTTGCTTCTGATCTTGATGCGGCAACCCGCAAGCAACTTGATCGCGGCGCACGTGTGACTGAACTGTTGAAGCAAGCACAATACTCACCATTGCCGATTTCGCTGATGGCAGTGACGTTGTTCGCGGTCAACAAAGGTTTCCTGGATGATGTTGAAGTGAAGAAATTGCTGGCATTCGAAGCAGCTCTGCATGACTTCATGAAAACCAGCCACGCGCCATTATTGCAAAAGATCGAAGAAACCAAGCAACTCGACAAAGATGCTGAAGCTGCGTTGTCTGCTGCAGTTGCTGATTTCAAAAAATCCGACGCGTATTAA
- a CDS encoding F0F1 ATP synthase subunit delta gives MAEIATIARPYADALFRVAKSQDLVAWSGLIIEMAQVAAHPDVQALARNPAVTHQQVTDIFLALLKSPLTAEAKNFVTTLVANGRLIALPEIAEQFHVLKNAEEGAADVEITSAFELSAAQVQELLVTLEKKFGRKLNPAVTVDSTLIGGVRVVVGDEVLDTSVRARLQQLHVAIAA, from the coding sequence ATGGCTGAAATCGCAACGATTGCCCGCCCTTACGCAGATGCGCTGTTCCGTGTAGCCAAATCGCAAGATTTGGTTGCGTGGTCTGGCTTGATCATTGAGATGGCGCAAGTTGCCGCGCATCCGGATGTTCAGGCCCTGGCGCGTAATCCTGCGGTGACACATCAGCAAGTTACTGACATCTTTCTAGCGTTGTTGAAGTCACCACTGACTGCCGAAGCCAAAAACTTCGTCACCACATTGGTTGCCAACGGTCGTTTGATAGCATTGCCAGAAATCGCTGAGCAATTCCACGTGCTGAAGAATGCCGAGGAAGGTGCCGCCGATGTTGAAATCACCAGTGCTTTTGAACTGTCTGCAGCACAAGTGCAAGAACTGCTGGTCACGTTGGAAAAGAAATTCGGTCGCAAACTCAACCCTGCTGTCACAGTCGACAGTACGCTAATTGGTGGAGTGCGCGTGGTGGTTGGCGATGAAGTGCTGGACACATCGGTACGCGCGAGGCTGCAACAGTTACATGTCGCGATAGCGGCATAA
- a CDS encoding F0F1 ATP synthase subunit B produces the protein MNLNATLFAQFVVFFILAGFTMKFVWPPLMKALDERTKKIADGLAAADRGKADLAAAEKRVQAELATARDEGQKRIGEAEKRAQMIIDDAKKTASEEAARIVINAKADADQQVTKAREGLRNEVATLAVKGAEQILKREVNAAAHADLLNQLKTEL, from the coding sequence GTGAACTTAAATGCAACATTGTTTGCGCAGTTCGTGGTCTTCTTTATCCTCGCCGGCTTCACGATGAAATTCGTGTGGCCGCCGTTGATGAAAGCGCTTGATGAGCGCACCAAGAAGATTGCGGACGGCCTCGCAGCCGCCGATCGCGGCAAGGCAGATCTGGCAGCCGCTGAAAAGCGGGTACAAGCAGAACTGGCCACTGCGCGTGACGAAGGTCAGAAGCGTATTGGCGAAGCCGAAAAACGTGCTCAGATGATCATCGATGACGCCAAAAAAACGGCTTCAGAAGAAGCGGCTCGCATTGTTATCAATGCTAAAGCAGATGCAGATCAGCAAGTAACCAAAGCGCGCGAAGGTTTGCGCAATGAAGTTGCTACTCTGGCTGTTAAAGGCGCAGAACAGATCCTGAAACGCGAAGTCAATGCAGCGGCACATGCCGACTTGTTGAATCAACTGAAAACAGAGCTGTAA
- the atpE gene encoding F0F1 ATP synthase subunit C has protein sequence MTDLSFVALACGLIIGLGAIGACIGIAIMGGKYLEASARQPELMNTLQTKMFLLAGLIDAAFLIGVGIAMLFAFANPFVPK, from the coding sequence ATGACGGATCTCTCTTTTGTTGCTTTGGCTTGTGGTTTGATTATTGGTTTGGGCGCAATCGGTGCTTGTATCGGTATCGCTATCATGGGCGGTAAATACCTTGAGGCATCCGCACGCCAACCAGAACTGATGAACACTTTGCAAACTAAAATGTTCTTGCTGGCTGGTTTGATCGACGCTGCGTTCCTGATCGGTGTTGGTATCGCTATGTTGTTCGCTTTCGCAAATCCATTCGTACCTAAGTAA
- the atpB gene encoding F0F1 ATP synthase subunit A, with the protein MTAAVLDAPLTPSEYIVHHLGHLATGHQSKIVDFSIINIDTVFWSVFAGVVGCLLMFLAARNATAGIPGRFQAFVEMMVEMVENQSKEIVHGDRSFIAPLALTVFVWVALMNSLDFLPVDMFSSFFKLVGLDGIISHHRAVPTADLNGTMGIALGVLVLMLYYSVKIKGVGGFIHELLAAPFGIWLAPFNLLLNLIEFAAKTVSLGMRLFGNMYAGELLFLLIALLGSAATTFGFVGHVIAGSIWAIFHILIVLLQAFIFMMLTLVYIGQAHEKH; encoded by the coding sequence ATGACTGCAGCTGTACTCGACGCACCTCTTACCCCCTCCGAATATATTGTCCATCACCTTGGGCATCTTGCAACCGGTCACCAATCGAAGATTGTGGACTTTTCGATTATCAATATCGATACCGTTTTTTGGTCCGTTTTTGCCGGCGTGGTGGGCTGCCTGCTGATGTTTCTGGCAGCACGTAACGCGACCGCCGGTATTCCTGGACGTTTTCAGGCTTTTGTCGAGATGATGGTTGAGATGGTTGAGAACCAGTCAAAAGAAATCGTGCATGGCGACCGCAGTTTTATCGCGCCACTCGCATTGACCGTATTCGTCTGGGTTGCCTTGATGAACTCGCTGGATTTCTTGCCGGTTGATATGTTCTCCAGCTTCTTTAAGCTGGTTGGCCTGGACGGCATCATTTCCCATCATCGCGCTGTACCTACCGCCGATTTGAACGGCACCATGGGTATCGCCTTGGGCGTTTTGGTTCTGATGCTGTATTACAGTGTCAAAATCAAGGGCGTTGGCGGCTTTATTCATGAGTTGCTGGCTGCACCGTTCGGTATCTGGCTTGCCCCATTTAACCTGTTGTTGAACCTGATTGAATTCGCTGCAAAAACCGTATCTCTGGGGATGCGACTGTTCGGCAATATGTATGCTGGCGAATTGTTGTTCCTGTTGATTGCATTGCTGGGTTCTGCGGCGACCACTTTTGGTTTCGTCGGACACGTGATTGCCGGTTCGATCTGGGCGATCTTCCATATCTTGATCGTGCTGTTGCAAGCATTCATTTTTATGATGCTCACGCTGGTCTACATCGGCCAGGCGCACGAAAAACATTAA